From Streptomyces sp. CMB-StM0423, a single genomic window includes:
- a CDS encoding dicarboxylate/amino acid:cation symporter — MSTSTPAPTAQPRSGFRIPKVPFWAQILAGLVLGVLLGWAARTGDVAWLKDTLDQIGTIFVQLLKLAVAPLVFFAILVSITNLRNVNNAARLATRTLLWFFATSLIAVAIGLAIGLLTNPGSGTDLSPKDGAAPEDSGSWIDFLTGIIPTDVITPFTELNVLQIVFMAAALGVAALKLGEKAQPIIAFSETILELLQKALWWVIRLAPLGTVGLIGFAIADYGWNLISKYATFTADVYIGCALVLFGVYPLLLATVAKVNPLQFFRGAWPAIQLAFVSRSSVGTMPVTKKVTERLGVPKEYTSFAVPFGATTKMDGCAAIYPALAAIFIAEIFDVSLGIQDYILIAFVSVIGSAATAGLTGATIMTTLTLSTLGLPLEGVGLLLAIDPILDMVRTATNVAGQSVCTLIVAAQEGILDRDKYNSATSFDINDVDIDSLDSLDSDDRKVPVTAAV, encoded by the coding sequence GTGTCCACATCCACCCCCGCCCCCACCGCGCAGCCGCGCAGCGGCTTCCGGATACCCAAGGTGCCCTTCTGGGCCCAGATCCTCGCCGGCCTCGTCCTCGGCGTGCTCCTCGGCTGGGCCGCCCGTACCGGCGACGTCGCCTGGCTGAAGGACACCCTGGACCAGATCGGCACCATCTTCGTCCAACTGCTCAAGCTGGCGGTCGCCCCGCTGGTGTTCTTCGCCATCCTGGTGTCGATCACCAACCTGCGGAACGTCAACAACGCCGCCCGCCTCGCGACCCGTACCCTGCTGTGGTTCTTCGCCACCTCGCTGATCGCGGTCGCCATCGGCCTGGCCATCGGCCTGCTCACCAACCCCGGCTCCGGCACCGACCTGTCCCCGAAGGACGGCGCGGCCCCCGAGGACAGCGGCTCGTGGATCGACTTCCTCACCGGGATCATCCCGACGGACGTCATCACGCCCTTCACCGAACTGAACGTGCTGCAGATCGTCTTCATGGCCGCGGCCCTCGGCGTCGCCGCCCTGAAGCTCGGCGAGAAGGCCCAGCCGATCATCGCGTTCAGCGAAACGATTCTGGAGCTGCTGCAGAAGGCGCTGTGGTGGGTCATCCGCCTCGCCCCCCTCGGCACCGTGGGCCTCATCGGCTTCGCGATCGCCGACTACGGCTGGAACCTGATCAGCAAGTACGCGACTTTCACCGCCGACGTCTACATCGGCTGCGCCCTGGTCCTCTTCGGCGTCTACCCGCTCCTGCTGGCCACGGTCGCCAAGGTCAACCCCCTGCAGTTCTTCCGCGGCGCCTGGCCGGCGATCCAGCTCGCCTTCGTCTCCCGCTCCTCGGTCGGCACGATGCCGGTCACCAAGAAGGTTACCGAACGCCTCGGCGTCCCCAAGGAGTACACCTCCTTCGCGGTCCCCTTCGGCGCGACGACGAAGATGGACGGCTGCGCCGCGATCTACCCGGCCCTGGCGGCCATCTTCATCGCCGAGATCTTCGACGTCAGCCTGGGCATCCAGGACTACATCCTGATCGCCTTCGTCTCGGTCATCGGCTCCGCCGCCACCGCGGGCCTCACGGGCGCCACCATCATGACCACCCTGACCCTCTCCACCCTGGGCCTCCCCCTGGAGGGCGTGGGCCTGCTGCTGGCGATCGACCCGATCCTGGACATGGTCCGCACGGCGACGAACGTTGCTGGACAATCAGTATGCACGTTGATAGTCGCCGCGCAGGAGGGAATCCTCGACCGCGACAAGTACAACTCGGCAACGAGCTTCGACATCAACGACGTTGACATCGACTCGCTGGACTCGCTCGACTCCGACGACCGGAAGGTGCCGGTCACAGCCGCCGTCTGA
- a CDS encoding GNAT family N-acetyltransferase → MTLHYELDPAVTPALRDGICTLWADVSNAGGAVGFVPPVTPADIRPELVRHLAAMAEGRTHLIAALDGAGRPAATAFLTLNTHRLMRHWCWLYTVMVHPDRQGTGEGRRLMAAAADAARGLPGMRGIRLTCRGGTGVDTFYASCGYKEVGRVPDAIRVADDDYRDDITMWLPLHT, encoded by the coding sequence ATGACCCTGCACTACGAGCTGGACCCGGCGGTCACCCCTGCCCTGCGTGACGGCATATGCACGCTCTGGGCCGACGTCAGCAACGCGGGCGGCGCGGTGGGCTTCGTACCGCCGGTGACGCCCGCGGACATCCGCCCGGAGCTGGTCAGGCACCTCGCGGCCATGGCGGAGGGCCGCACCCACCTGATCGCCGCCCTCGACGGGGCCGGCCGCCCCGCTGCCACCGCCTTTCTGACGCTCAACACCCACCGCCTGATGCGGCATTGGTGCTGGCTGTACACCGTGATGGTCCACCCCGACCGGCAGGGCACGGGCGAGGGCCGCCGCCTCATGGCCGCCGCGGCGGACGCGGCACGCGGCCTGCCGGGGATGCGGGGGATCCGGCTGACGTGCCGGGGCGGGACGGGGGTCGACACGTTCTACGCGTCCTGCGGCTACAAGGAGGTCGGCCGCGTACCCGACGCGATACGGGTCGCGGACGACGACTACCGCGACGACATCACGATGTGGCTGCCGCTGCATACTTGA
- a CDS encoding UbiX family flavin prenyltransferase, with protein sequence MPHAEPHAGQPGRDRRRPWVVGVSGASGTPYAAAVLRALLQAGEAVDLVVSRAARLTLLDETGGPFRDAHWRDDLRRWLAVGADGSPDAFDPAMDLSGVRHWAAGDLAAGPSSGSYAAKGMIVVPASTAAVAGIALGLSKDLLQRAASVTLKEGRPLVVVVRETPLPGPTLRQMVALDEAGAVVLPAAPAFYAGATGIQDLVDFVAGRALDAAGVAHKLYRRWEGELGRSR encoded by the coding sequence GTGCCGCACGCCGAGCCGCACGCCGGGCAGCCGGGCCGCGACCGGCGCCGGCCCTGGGTCGTCGGCGTCTCCGGCGCCTCCGGCACCCCGTACGCCGCCGCCGTGCTGCGCGCGCTGCTGCAGGCCGGGGAGGCCGTCGACCTCGTCGTCAGCAGGGCCGCGCGGCTGACGCTGCTGGACGAGACGGGCGGCCCGTTCCGCGACGCGCACTGGCGCGACGACCTGCGGCGCTGGCTCGCCGTCGGCGCCGACGGCAGCCCGGACGCCTTCGACCCGGCGATGGACCTGTCCGGCGTACGGCACTGGGCGGCCGGCGATCTGGCGGCCGGCCCCTCCTCCGGTTCGTACGCCGCGAAGGGCATGATCGTCGTCCCGGCGTCGACCGCCGCGGTGGCCGGCATCGCGCTCGGGCTCTCCAAGGACCTCCTCCAGCGCGCGGCGAGCGTGACGCTGAAGGAGGGCCGGCCGCTCGTCGTCGTCGTACGGGAGACGCCGCTGCCCGGGCCGACGCTGCGGCAGATGGTCGCCCTGGACGAGGCGGGCGCCGTGGTCCTCCCGGCCGCACCCGCCTTCTACGCCGGGGCCACCGGCATCCAGGACCTCGTGGACTTCGTCGCCGGCCGCGCCCTCGACGCCGCGGGCGTGGCGCACAAGCTCTATCGCAGATGGGAAGGGGAGCTGGGGCGCTCCCGCTGA
- a CDS encoding type II toxin-antitoxin system RelE family toxin produces MNAAAVFLDGDPAGLRALIDGIDALATEQRPKNSAPWGTGKRRLRVGRYRAIYRIDDGMVTVLVLHAGRWAA; encoded by the coding sequence GTGAACGCGGCCGCCGTTTTCCTCGATGGCGACCCCGCCGGGCTGCGCGCGCTCATCGACGGCATCGACGCGCTCGCCACGGAGCAGCGCCCGAAGAACTCGGCTCCGTGGGGCACCGGCAAGCGCCGCCTGCGGGTCGGCCGCTACCGGGCGATCTACCGGATCGACGACGGCATGGTCACCGTGCTGGTACTCCACGCCGGCCGTTGGGCGGCATGA
- a CDS encoding rhomboid family intramembrane serine protease, producing the protein MKRAALVMLAWVALLWVLEAVDQAGGNKLDTYAITPRDFGELRDVIPASFMHFGWDHLSANTGPLLVLGFIAAMRGIGRFVGVVAVIMLVSGLGVWLVSPAGTATAGASGVVFGLFGYVAVRGFVDRRMSDVLIGIVVALVYGSMVWGALPTDQVLEQSISWQAHLFGLLGGVLAAFYFSDRRRGALRAG; encoded by the coding sequence GTGAAGCGCGCCGCGCTGGTGATGCTCGCGTGGGTGGCGCTGCTGTGGGTGCTGGAGGCGGTCGACCAGGCCGGCGGCAACAAGCTGGACACGTACGCGATCACGCCGCGGGACTTCGGCGAGCTGCGTGACGTGATCCCGGCGTCGTTCATGCACTTCGGCTGGGACCACCTGTCGGCGAACACGGGGCCGCTGCTGGTGCTGGGCTTCATAGCGGCGATGCGGGGGATCGGGCGGTTCGTGGGCGTGGTCGCGGTGATCATGCTGGTGAGCGGGCTCGGGGTGTGGCTGGTCTCGCCCGCGGGCACGGCCACGGCGGGCGCGTCCGGGGTCGTCTTCGGCCTCTTCGGCTACGTGGCGGTGCGCGGCTTCGTCGACCGGCGGATGTCCGACGTGCTGATCGGCATCGTGGTCGCCCTGGTCTACGGCTCGATGGTGTGGGGCGCGCTGCCGACGGACCAGGTCCTGGAGCAGTCGATCTCCTGGCAGGCCCACCTCTTCGGCCTCCTGGGCGGCGTCCTGGCGGCCTTCTACTTCAGCGACCGCAGAAGGGGCGCGCTTCGGGCGGGCTAG
- a CDS encoding FtsK/SpoIIIE domain-containing protein, with the protein MNWILIALAAAVLAWVLVIGNLLKRHRPAWHWYLIGYPVTACRVLVTWRRVAILTDLAVSHRPPRGLLGDLIVKGEALRPAPPRISFPRATRLGLAVTVRLHPGQTPAVFTAAADALAHAWKVHAVRVTSPRRGHVLLTATATDPLARPGLVTAKPRLLTAVLGALESGGAWLMDFLLVPHWLIAGATRSGKSTLLARLVAQLAPQPVALVGIDCKGGMELGLFTDRLSALATSRREAVAVLGALVVETQDRMSICREAGVRSIWELPGKQRPVPVVVLVDELAELYLSDGTRPSKAETEQCSTYLLRLAQLGAALGVHLVIAGQRIGSDLGPGATALRAQLNGRICHRVNDPGTAEMALGDLNKDAVTVAQTITPDEQGVAVCAGPDGGWNRARSQLTTTEEATTTAAKHAHVTPVLPALDRALEALKGDES; encoded by the coding sequence ATGAACTGGATCCTGATCGCGTTAGCCGCCGCGGTGCTGGCCTGGGTGCTGGTCATCGGCAACCTGCTCAAGCGGCACCGCCCGGCCTGGCACTGGTACCTCATCGGCTACCCGGTCACAGCCTGCCGGGTTCTCGTCACCTGGCGCCGCGTCGCCATTCTCACCGACCTGGCCGTCTCCCATCGCCCGCCCCGCGGGCTCCTCGGCGACCTGATCGTCAAGGGCGAGGCACTGCGCCCGGCACCGCCGCGAATCTCCTTCCCGCGGGCAACCCGCCTGGGCCTCGCGGTGACGGTGCGGCTCCACCCCGGGCAGACACCGGCCGTGTTCACGGCGGCGGCGGATGCGCTGGCGCACGCCTGGAAGGTCCACGCGGTCCGCGTCACCTCCCCCCGGCGCGGACACGTACTGCTGACCGCAACCGCCACCGACCCCCTCGCGCGGCCGGGCCTGGTCACGGCCAAGCCCCGGCTGCTCACCGCGGTCCTCGGCGCGCTGGAAAGCGGCGGCGCGTGGCTGATGGACTTCCTCCTGGTGCCGCACTGGCTCATCGCCGGCGCCACCCGATCCGGCAAATCCACCCTCCTCGCCCGTCTGGTCGCCCAGCTCGCACCCCAACCCGTCGCCCTCGTCGGCATCGACTGCAAAGGCGGCATGGAACTGGGCCTGTTCACCGACAGGTTGAGCGCACTGGCCACCTCCCGCCGCGAAGCGGTGGCCGTCCTCGGCGCGCTGGTGGTCGAGACACAGGACCGGATGAGCATCTGCCGTGAGGCGGGCGTCCGCTCGATCTGGGAGCTGCCGGGCAAGCAACGGCCCGTTCCCGTCGTCGTCCTCGTCGACGAGTTGGCAGAGCTGTATCTCTCGGACGGCACCCGGCCCAGCAAGGCGGAGACGGAGCAGTGCTCCACCTACCTGCTGCGCCTGGCCCAGCTCGGCGCCGCGCTCGGCGTCCACCTGGTCATCGCCGGCCAACGGATCGGCTCCGACCTCGGCCCCGGCGCCACCGCACTACGCGCCCAACTCAACGGCCGGATCTGCCACCGCGTCAACGACCCCGGCACCGCCGAAATGGCCCTCGGCGACCTCAACAAAGACGCCGTGACCGTCGCCCAGACCATCACCCCCGACGAACAAGGCGTCGCCGTCTGCGCCGGCCCGGACGGCGGCTGGAACCGCGCCCGCTCACAGCTCACCACGACCGAGGAAGCCACCACCACGGCGGCGAAGCACGCGCACGTGACGCCCGTGCTGCCCGCACTCGACCGCGCCCTTGAGGCGCTGAAGGGAGACGAGTCATGA
- a CDS encoding Lrp/AsnC family transcriptional regulator — protein sequence MDAVDRQLIQALRENGRASYAELGRLVGLSGPSVTDRINRLEAAGVITGYRATVDAALLGRGVTALVGISLSEAVDHDDVADRLRDLPEIEDCFFIAGADSFMLKVRAPDVDGLGKTVRRMSRITGVSHTATTVVLSTMWESRVGEIAEE from the coding sequence ATGGACGCCGTCGACAGGCAGCTCATCCAGGCCCTGCGGGAGAACGGCCGGGCCTCGTACGCCGAGCTGGGCCGGCTCGTGGGGCTCTCCGGACCCAGCGTCACGGACCGGATCAACCGCCTGGAGGCCGCCGGGGTGATCACCGGCTACCGCGCCACCGTCGACGCCGCCCTGCTGGGCCGGGGCGTCACCGCGCTCGTCGGGATCTCGCTCTCCGAGGCGGTGGACCACGACGACGTCGCGGACCGGCTGCGCGACCTGCCGGAGATCGAGGACTGCTTCTTCATCGCCGGGGCGGACTCCTTCATGCTCAAGGTGCGGGCGCCGGACGTGGACGGGCTGGGGAAGACGGTCCGGCGGATGTCGCGGATCACGGGCGTCTCGCACACGGCGACGACAGTGGTGCTGTCCACGATGTGGGAGAGCAGGGTGGGCGAGATCGCGGAGGAGTAG
- a CDS encoding DUF4870 domain-containing protein has protein sequence MPEQDPSDDRAAAQPPGDPAGQQPPLLPPYAPPGAPTPYAPQGAPAHYPHPGPAVPYPPQLYPHGPPGKPPPDSAMWAHLSALLIFIAGTGACCIGFLIAWIGPLNIRGKSGDPFVRHHGTEGLNWGITQIVAVVVFGALTGGSIYLAEEQGWPEWVPAVPMAAWGVHLATSFAFAIVGCRRAKNGVLWSYPRAVALPFTKPSGRPMP, from the coding sequence ATGCCCGAGCAGGACCCCAGCGACGACCGGGCGGCCGCACAGCCGCCCGGAGACCCGGCCGGACAGCAGCCACCGCTTTTGCCGCCGTACGCACCGCCGGGTGCCCCGACGCCGTACGCACCACAGGGCGCCCCCGCCCACTACCCACACCCGGGCCCCGCCGTCCCGTACCCGCCGCAGCTCTACCCGCACGGCCCGCCCGGCAAGCCGCCGCCCGACTCGGCGATGTGGGCGCACCTGTCCGCGCTGCTCATCTTCATCGCCGGTACCGGCGCCTGCTGCATCGGCTTCCTGATCGCCTGGATCGGGCCGCTGAACATCCGCGGCAAGTCCGGGGACCCGTTCGTCCGCCACCACGGCACCGAGGGCCTGAACTGGGGCATCACCCAGATCGTCGCGGTCGTCGTCTTCGGCGCGCTGACGGGCGGGAGCATTTACCTGGCTGAGGAACAGGGCTGGCCGGAGTGGGTGCCGGCGGTGCCGATGGCGGCGTGGGGGGTGCACCTGGCGACGTCCTTCGCCTTCGCGATCGTCGGCTGCAGGCGGGCCAAGAACGGTGTGCTGTGGTCGTACCCGCGGGCGGTCGCGCTCCCGTTCACCAAGCCCTCTGGGAGACCGATGCCGTGA
- a CDS encoding SCO3933 family regulatory protein produces the protein MQSIPVDTGRLGVLRCAIAPEAKIVNPDTKEVRKDKDGNTVYTVAVTVRQDARRISVIEIAVAGEPKGIEEGQVLKVTGLTAFAWQMGDRHGISFRADTITPASGPPVKGGEAR, from the coding sequence ATGCAGTCCATACCTGTGGACACCGGGCGGCTGGGCGTACTGCGGTGCGCCATCGCCCCTGAAGCGAAGATCGTCAATCCCGACACCAAGGAGGTCAGGAAGGACAAGGACGGCAACACCGTCTACACCGTGGCCGTCACGGTCAGGCAAGACGCCCGCCGCATCTCGGTGATCGAGATCGCGGTGGCCGGTGAGCCGAAGGGGATCGAAGAAGGGCAGGTCCTCAAGGTCACCGGACTGACCGCGTTCGCCTGGCAGATGGGCGACCGGCACGGCATCAGCTTCCGCGCCGACACCATCACCCCCGCATCCGGCCCGCCGGTCAAGGGCGGTGAGGCGCGATGA
- a CDS encoding DUF4229 domain-containing protein: protein MTPKPNPAVRYTAMRLGVFAASFVILAVMVRVGALPAGLGDSNYLWVMLLSIVVSAPLSFILLRRQRDEMSEQIVGRVQKSKERLAANRSREDEADDEARGTA from the coding sequence GTGACCCCCAAACCGAACCCCGCCGTCCGCTACACCGCCATGCGCCTCGGCGTCTTCGCCGCGTCGTTCGTGATCCTGGCCGTCATGGTCCGGGTCGGCGCGCTCCCGGCGGGCCTGGGCGACTCGAACTACCTGTGGGTCATGCTGCTGTCGATCGTCGTCTCCGCGCCGCTGAGCTTCATCCTGCTGCGCCGGCAGCGGGACGAGATGTCGGAGCAGATCGTGGGCCGGGTGCAGAAGTCGAAGGAGCGGCTGGCGGCGAACCGCAGCCGCGAGGACGAGGCGGACGACGAGGCGCGCGGCACCGCGTAG
- a CDS encoding ATP-binding protein encodes MERGPIGRIDEVPSAAAERAAAFAPPVEQFRGLTLHAEASDSLRAARKLVTSALDDWGLSWLADDAELVIGELVGNVVNHAVPDARRARPGGSRRIDVTLRKWPSVLLVGVADEDSEPPCVPGGELFSPELAGDFVEVLLPTHGRGLSIVQQLSDALWWVPEAEGGKTVCCRFDLDGKPRGNAL; translated from the coding sequence ATGGAGCGCGGGCCGATTGGTCGGATCGATGAGGTTCCATCGGCGGCTGCCGAGCGTGCTGCGGCCTTTGCCCCGCCGGTGGAGCAGTTCCGGGGGCTCACCCTGCACGCCGAGGCATCCGATTCGCTGCGCGCGGCGCGGAAGCTGGTCACGTCGGCGCTGGACGACTGGGGTCTGTCCTGGCTTGCTGATGACGCGGAGCTGGTGATCGGGGAGCTGGTCGGGAACGTCGTCAATCACGCTGTTCCCGACGCGCGTCGTGCGCGGCCCGGCGGCTCCCGGCGTATCGACGTCACGCTGCGGAAGTGGCCCTCGGTGCTGCTCGTCGGGGTGGCTGACGAAGACTCCGAGCCGCCGTGTGTTCCGGGTGGTGAGCTGTTCTCGCCGGAGTTGGCGGGTGACTTCGTGGAGGTCTTGTTGCCGACTCACGGCCGTGGCCTGTCGATCGTCCAGCAGTTGTCGGACGCGCTGTGGTGGGTGCCGGAGGCTGAGGGCGGTAAGACCGTGTGCTGCCGGTTCGACCTCGACGGCAAGCCCCGCGGCAACGCGCTGTAG
- a CDS encoding phosphotransferase enzyme family protein, with the protein MASDAARSSEEGFTSERAARVMAAACRSAGLSDTGAELIRFGENALFRLASTPVVVRIARGPEWLSTARKEVGVSRWLEGEGFPAARVLEDVDQPLSIDGHPVTFWHLIEEGDRKATYGELGAALRGIHSLTLPAGLELPPFEPFDKWELRLEMAPIPEDDKAFLRKRQRELQDKYAELTFETPKGPVHGDAHVQNLMVNKQGEVIVIDFEGFCFDHPEWDLMVTAVEHHSIGWQTDDQYADFVSAYGRDLYEWHGYPTLRGIQEFGMTTWLMQNVKESASVADEYRRRVSSLRDDDAPRYWRPW; encoded by the coding sequence ATGGCGTCTGACGCTGCTCGGTCATCGGAAGAGGGGTTCACGTCGGAACGGGCGGCGCGGGTGATGGCCGCCGCGTGCCGGTCCGCCGGGCTGAGCGACACGGGCGCGGAGTTGATCCGCTTCGGCGAGAACGCCTTGTTCCGTCTGGCCTCGACCCCGGTCGTCGTCAGGATCGCCCGCGGCCCGGAGTGGCTGTCGACGGCGCGCAAGGAGGTGGGGGTGTCGCGCTGGCTGGAGGGCGAGGGGTTCCCGGCTGCCCGGGTGCTCGAAGACGTGGACCAGCCGCTCTCGATCGACGGCCACCCGGTCACCTTCTGGCACCTGATCGAAGAGGGCGACCGCAAGGCAACCTACGGCGAACTGGGCGCGGCCCTACGCGGCATCCACTCCCTGACGCTCCCCGCCGGCCTGGAGCTGCCGCCCTTCGAGCCCTTCGACAAGTGGGAGCTGCGCCTTGAGATGGCGCCGATCCCGGAAGACGACAAGGCGTTCCTGCGGAAGAGGCAGCGGGAGCTACAGGACAAGTACGCGGAGCTGACCTTCGAGACACCCAAGGGCCCGGTCCACGGGGACGCCCACGTCCAGAACCTCATGGTGAACAAGCAAGGCGAAGTGATCGTCATAGACTTTGAGGGCTTCTGCTTCGATCACCCGGAGTGGGACCTGATGGTCACGGCGGTAGAACACCACAGCATCGGCTGGCAAACGGACGACCAGTACGCAGACTTCGTGTCCGCGTACGGCCGAGATCTTTACGAGTGGCACGGCTACCCGACACTACGCGGAATCCAAGAGTTCGGCATGACGACATGGCTCATGCAGAACGTCAAGGAGAGCGCTAGCGTGGCGGACGAATATAGGCGTCGAGTCTCATCGCTACGTGATGATGATGCTCCGCGATATTGGCGTCCTTGGTAA
- a CDS encoding GntR family transcriptional regulator, with amino-acid sequence MSEIQRPGALYQQVAAAIREAILSGEFTAGAPLPSETQLIARYQVSRPTVRNAIAALRAEGLIEVRHGKGSFVRTTGTPALTINRRVTRSRGGQFTSADGIEWTTTEAPAVYRSHTTQATGALLGLDAEEAIFVCDRLLTDPATGTRALHRTTIPFEVAERVDTLAEAPDREPDAIYALLTEAGHTLWWSETVRARMPLPDERTALQLPDATPVMHLARVTHGTDDRPLLLEELRTGADRAQLAYRITADKQAARASRA; translated from the coding sequence ATGAGCGAGATCCAGCGCCCCGGAGCCCTCTACCAGCAGGTCGCCGCCGCCATCCGCGAAGCGATCCTGTCCGGCGAGTTCACCGCCGGCGCACCACTGCCCTCCGAGACCCAGCTCATCGCCCGCTACCAGGTCTCCCGCCCCACCGTCCGCAACGCCATCGCCGCCCTGCGCGCCGAAGGACTCATCGAAGTCCGCCACGGCAAAGGCAGCTTCGTCCGCACCACCGGAACCCCCGCACTCACCATCAACCGGCGCGTCACTCGCAGCCGCGGCGGACAGTTCACCTCGGCGGACGGCATCGAGTGGACCACCACCGAAGCGCCCGCCGTCTACCGCTCCCACACCACCCAGGCCACCGGCGCACTCCTCGGACTGGACGCGGAAGAAGCGATCTTCGTCTGCGACCGCCTGCTCACCGACCCGGCCACCGGCACCCGCGCCCTGCACCGCACGACCATCCCGTTCGAAGTCGCCGAGAGGGTCGACACGCTCGCCGAGGCGCCGGACCGCGAGCCGGACGCGATCTACGCACTGCTCACCGAGGCCGGACACACGCTGTGGTGGTCCGAGACGGTACGCGCCCGCATGCCGCTGCCCGACGAGCGGACCGCCCTGCAACTCCCCGACGCCACACCGGTCATGCACCTCGCCCGCGTCACGCACGGCACCGACGACCGGCCCCTGCTCCTCGAAGAACTCCGCACCGGAGCGGACCGCGCCCAACTCGCCTACCGGATCACCGCCGACAAACAGGCCGCCCGCGCCAGCCGCGCATGA
- a CDS encoding sporulation protein, with the protein MNREPNAQLIAVMNEASVSNKGLAKRMRDHAAQRGDNLGTTHIAVQRWRDGAGIQPKTAATMAHVLSNKLRRRLTPRDLGFPDPYEAAAPPTSGYPETFADALAMLEETTEERADSPSKLIVPDSDTSAAVLSWMVSRPDGLQPDRPASQRVGMRDVRAVRTAADMFMQLDFLYGGGHGHKALRHYFRHEVLPLLSASYSEKVGTALFSAAAEISQLLAWTAYDTGNHRLSHRYLTGTLRLTQVTADRMFGARILSNLSHQANYLGNHAQAIQLGRAAVEGGRGKSTPRAMALFAAMEARACSNAGDAIGAGRAMNEAERYFERADTAEDPEWLGYFDSAELMGEFCHCFRDLKQRREAIEHAQRAVDDTDPKYARTLGFCRMVLAKSQLINGELEAAVATASLAVDAGDSLQSARFQRYINDFQRDVNTHTNNRTVAEFNERVRTALSRLDAE; encoded by the coding sequence ATGAACCGAGAGCCGAACGCGCAGTTGATCGCCGTCATGAACGAGGCCAGCGTCTCGAACAAGGGCCTGGCCAAGCGCATGCGAGACCACGCAGCGCAGCGCGGGGACAACCTCGGCACGACACACATCGCCGTGCAGCGCTGGCGCGATGGCGCCGGTATCCAGCCGAAGACGGCGGCCACCATGGCACACGTCCTGAGTAACAAGCTCCGACGGCGGCTCACCCCCAGGGATCTCGGCTTCCCGGACCCGTACGAAGCAGCAGCACCGCCGACATCGGGCTACCCCGAGACATTCGCCGACGCACTGGCGATGCTCGAAGAGACCACCGAGGAACGGGCCGACTCCCCCAGCAAGCTCATCGTGCCCGATTCCGATACCAGTGCAGCCGTCCTGTCGTGGATGGTCTCCCGCCCTGACGGTCTCCAGCCGGACCGCCCGGCATCCCAGCGCGTCGGCATGCGCGACGTACGCGCCGTCCGCACCGCCGCGGACATGTTCATGCAACTGGACTTCCTCTACGGCGGCGGCCACGGCCACAAGGCGTTACGCCACTACTTCCGCCACGAAGTCCTCCCCCTACTCAGCGCCAGCTACAGCGAGAAGGTAGGCACCGCGCTCTTCAGCGCCGCCGCAGAGATCTCCCAACTCCTCGCCTGGACCGCCTACGACACCGGCAACCACCGCCTCTCGCACCGCTACCTGACCGGCACCCTCCGCCTCACCCAGGTAACCGCCGACCGCATGTTCGGCGCCCGCATCCTGTCCAACCTCAGCCACCAAGCGAACTACCTCGGCAACCACGCCCAGGCCATCCAGTTAGGCCGCGCCGCCGTCGAGGGCGGAAGAGGCAAGTCCACTCCCCGCGCCATGGCCCTGTTCGCCGCCATGGAAGCCCGCGCCTGCTCCAACGCCGGAGATGCCATCGGAGCCGGCCGCGCGATGAACGAAGCGGAGCGCTACTTCGAACGAGCCGACACCGCCGAAGACCCCGAGTGGCTGGGCTACTTCGACTCCGCCGAGTTGATGGGCGAGTTCTGCCACTGCTTCCGCGACCTCAAGCAACGCCGCGAAGCCATCGAACACGCCCAACGCGCCGTAGACGACACTGACCCCAAGTACGCCCGCACCCTCGGCTTCTGCCGCATGGTCCTGGCCAAGAGCCAACTCATCAACGGCGAACTTGAGGCAGCCGTCGCAACCGCGAGCCTGGCCGTAGACGCAGGCGACTCTCTCCAATCAGCCCGCTTCCAGCGCTACATCAACGACTTCCAGCGCGACGTCAACACCCATACCAACAACCGCACTGTCGCGGAGTTCAATGAGAGGGTTCGCACCGCTCTCTCCAGGTTGGACGCCGAGTAA